One Niabella beijingensis DNA window includes the following coding sequences:
- a CDS encoding cation:proton antiporter: MQLFILFSVLITMAAFFSYINVRLFKFPSGISLMLMGVLASLGLIVSGYFSSGFKAMIQQKLELINFSEFLLGILLSFLLFAGSMHVKVPELRKEAKSILTFATIGTLISTFCVGAIMYELAQLFAAPVPFIYCLLFGALISPTDPIAVMSILKKARIPQKVEINIVGESLFNDGIGVVIFATLLGIAAWGPEQFGVMEIIKLFGREALGGLVAGALIGFTGYRMMKAIDHFQTEILISLAMVMGGYSLCHYLHVSGPLAMVVAGIMTGNRGAAKAMSDITRDYMGKFWEVVDEVLNAVLFMLIGLEIVMVSFNREMIFAGLVIAPLVVVSRFFSLYFPSLIFGFKRKLGIKTIYVMTWGGLRGGISIALALSLPPSTYKEIIVSITFIVVLFSILVQGLSVGKLISKLKFSGEK; encoded by the coding sequence ATGCAACTGTTTATTCTCTTTTCGGTGCTCATTACGATGGCGGCATTCTTTTCTTATATAAATGTCCGGTTGTTTAAATTTCCATCTGGTATCAGTCTGATGCTGATGGGGGTGCTGGCATCACTCGGCTTGATTGTATCAGGTTATTTTTCTTCGGGGTTCAAAGCAATGATCCAGCAAAAACTGGAGCTGATCAATTTTTCCGAGTTCCTGCTCGGTATCTTGTTGAGTTTTTTGCTTTTTGCAGGCTCCATGCATGTGAAAGTACCCGAACTGCGTAAGGAGGCTAAAAGCATTCTTACATTTGCGACAATAGGAACGCTTATCTCCACTTTTTGTGTTGGAGCTATCATGTATGAGTTGGCGCAATTATTTGCTGCACCCGTCCCATTCATCTATTGTCTGCTGTTCGGAGCGCTGATCTCTCCCACAGACCCAATTGCGGTTATGAGTATTCTCAAAAAGGCGCGCATCCCACAGAAAGTGGAAATCAACATTGTTGGAGAATCTCTTTTTAATGACGGTATTGGTGTAGTCATTTTTGCTACGCTGCTGGGCATAGCAGCGTGGGGCCCGGAACAGTTCGGTGTAATGGAAATTATTAAATTGTTTGGAAGAGAAGCGCTGGGCGGCCTGGTAGCGGGTGCACTTATCGGCTTTACCGGATACCGCATGATGAAAGCAATCGACCATTTTCAAACCGAGATCCTCATTTCCCTGGCAATGGTTATGGGAGGATACAGCCTCTGTCATTACCTGCATGTATCCGGTCCCTTGGCTATGGTGGTTGCTGGTATCATGACGGGTAACAGGGGCGCGGCCAAAGCTATGAGTGACATAACACGGGACTATATGGGGAAATTTTGGGAGGTTGTAGATGAGGTGTTGAATGCTGTTCTTTTTATGCTAATCGGGCTGGAAATTGTTATGGTTTCTTTTAACCGGGAAATGATCTTTGCTGGCTTGGTTATTGCCCCGCTGGTCGTAGTATCCCGCTTCTTTTCCTTGTATTTCCCTTCTTTAATATTTGGGTTTAAAAGAAAATTGGGAATTAAAACGATCTATGTAATGACCTGGGGTGGTTTAAGGGGTGGTATTTCTATTGCATTGGCATTATCCCTGCCACCCAGTACCTACAAGGAAATTATCGTTTCTATTACTTTTATAGTCGTGTTATTTTCTATACTCGTTCAGGGGCTTTCTGTTGGAAAGCTGATCAGCAAATTAAAATTCTCTGGGGAAAAATAA
- a CDS encoding IS256 family transposase, whose translation MEQDNKLPKDFFKQFTSKEDFQSFFSELYKQGVEQMLQAELDNHLGYEKHAKDGNNTGNSRNGTYPKKVKTQSLGDMVLNIPRDRNSEFEPQLIPKGQRMSDKLEESIIGMYSRGMTTSDIVEQVKQVYGVDVSEGTISNVTNRIIEHIKEWQQRPLEVVYYTVWMDGIVLKVKQNGKYINKCIYLVIGLKNDGLKEVLGMWMAETESASFWMSVLTDLKARGVEDILIACTDNLKGFTDAIKGVFPDTVTQLCVVHQIRNSCKYVVWKDRKPFCADLKEVYGAVNRDAAEAALEKLSEKWGHKYRHAIESWRNNWDCLTSYFDFPLEIRKIIYTTNTIENLNRGIRKYTKTKVQFPDDQAALKAVYMAITNIEKKWSMPIQNWGFILHQFLTIFDNRCRL comes from the coding sequence ATGGAACAGGACAACAAATTACCCAAAGATTTCTTCAAGCAATTTACAAGCAAAGAAGATTTTCAATCATTTTTTAGCGAGCTCTACAAACAGGGCGTAGAGCAGATGTTACAAGCCGAACTTGATAACCATCTCGGTTATGAGAAGCATGCCAAAGATGGCAACAATACCGGCAATAGCCGTAACGGCACCTACCCCAAAAAGGTAAAAACCCAGTCCCTGGGCGACATGGTGCTCAATATTCCCAGGGATCGCAACAGCGAGTTTGAGCCGCAGTTGATACCCAAAGGTCAGCGCATGAGCGATAAGCTTGAAGAGTCCATTATCGGCATGTATAGCCGGGGAATGACAACGTCCGATATTGTTGAACAGGTCAAGCAGGTATACGGTGTAGATGTTAGTGAAGGCACCATTTCTAATGTCACTAATCGTATTATAGAGCACATCAAAGAATGGCAGCAGCGGCCACTGGAAGTGGTGTATTATACGGTCTGGATGGACGGCATTGTGCTGAAAGTAAAGCAGAATGGCAAGTATATTAACAAATGCATTTACCTGGTTATTGGTTTGAAAAACGATGGGTTAAAAGAAGTGTTGGGCATGTGGATGGCTGAAACAGAATCAGCCTCTTTCTGGATGAGCGTACTGACCGATTTAAAAGCCCGGGGCGTGGAAGATATCCTGATCGCCTGCACCGATAATCTCAAAGGTTTTACAGATGCCATCAAAGGGGTATTCCCTGATACGGTAACCCAGCTCTGTGTGGTGCACCAGATCCGCAACTCCTGCAAGTATGTGGTGTGGAAAGACAGAAAGCCCTTCTGCGCTGATTTAAAGGAGGTTTATGGGGCTGTAAATCGGGATGCGGCAGAAGCTGCTTTGGAAAAATTATCCGAAAAATGGGGGCATAAGTACCGCCACGCCATTGAGTCCTGGCGCAACAACTGGGACTGTCTTACCAGCTATTTTGATTTTCCGCTGGAAATCCGAAAAATCATTTATACCACCAATACCATCGAAAACCTGAACCGGGGCATCCGAAAATACACGAAAACCAAGGTTCAGTTCCCCGATGACCAGGCGGCCTTAAAGGCGGTTTACATGGCCATTACCAATATCGAAAAAAAATGGAGTATGCCCATCCAAAATTGGGGGTTCATACTCCATCAGTTCTTAACTATCTTTGACAACAGATGCCGCCTCTAA
- a CDS encoding response regulator, whose amino-acid sequence MKTKIFIVDDHYMVIEGIRSLLQKEKNIEWIGHAMNAASCLAFLKQQQPDIILMDVSLPDMSGIELCKEVKQNYPFVFVLGLSTFNQQSIIRNMTDNGASGYILKNATQKELLEAIFAVRQGKTYLSFEAATTLKKNEDKTPIITRREKEVLQLVAEGLTNAEIAERLFISVPTVNTHRKSLIEKFDAANTAALINKAGKTGIL is encoded by the coding sequence ATGAAAACAAAAATTTTTATAGTTGACGACCACTACATGGTAATAGAAGGTATCCGCTCGCTGCTTCAAAAAGAAAAGAATATTGAGTGGATAGGACATGCCATGAATGCGGCATCCTGCCTGGCTTTTCTGAAGCAACAGCAGCCCGACATAATACTGATGGACGTGAGCCTGCCCGATATGAGCGGCATAGAGTTGTGCAAGGAAGTTAAGCAAAATTATCCATTCGTTTTTGTACTGGGATTAAGCACTTTTAACCAACAGTCCATTATCCGTAATATGACCGACAATGGCGCATCGGGATACATATTGAAAAATGCAACCCAAAAAGAGCTACTGGAAGCCATCTTCGCCGTAAGACAGGGCAAAACGTACTTGAGTTTTGAAGCAGCAACTACACTTAAAAAAAATGAGGATAAAACTCCTATTATCACCCGCAGGGAAAAAGAAGTGCTGCAGTTAGTCGCCGAAGGACTCACCAATGCTGAAATTGCAGAAAGGCTATTTATCAGCGTACCCACTGTAAACACCCATCGCAAAAGTTTAATAGAAAAATTTGATGCGGCTAATACAGCTGCGTTGATTAATAAAGCAGGTAAAACTGGTATTTTATAA
- a CDS encoding tetratricopeptide repeat-containing sensor histidine kinase, whose amino-acid sequence MTKRLFVQSICLAAMTVSAISQTGNKKDSLLKGLVTAKEDTAKIRLLLNIEKLYSSKNYDSFYYYLDQANTLAKKLKTEKFDFFINAGFSEYFYYQNDYKNAVKHALHSRDVAEKENDLKLLAKSYNNLAAVYNHFGNKKEAINCILKSLDLSERTKDSISFPVRHLTASATYYNLEQFDKAIIHARKAVEYGKHFANSFAIAMGLNNLAASYSQLNILDSAISIGKKQLDFAKKEADADNINNALINLCYDNFKNGNIREVAFYSNELKKISVTQQDKKNTPELNVSYALNFMAQENYINAKIQLDSAIQIANKDGNADALRNAYQTYSIFYYLQGKIKAGETYTFKYDSLVRATNLKELNFYTEELETKYDVEKKVSQIKLQQVELKQKSILNYLLAGAAFCAILIGLLGYKSYKNKQKLQQAKINELETEKQLTATEAVLKGEEQERTRLAKDLHDGLGGMLSGIKYSFQNMKENLILTPDNARAFERSIDMLDSSIKEMRRVAHNMMPETLVKYGLDTALKEFCNEIDRSGIICASYQSLGMDNALFEQTVAVTIYRVVQELVNNVVKHAAAKNVLVQAQLTEQGKLLTITVEDDGKGFDTDELTQAKGIGWNNIQNRVEFLNGNLDIRSTVNNGTSVLIEISI is encoded by the coding sequence ATGACAAAAAGGCTATTCGTGCAATCTATCTGTTTGGCTGCTATGACTGTTTCGGCTATTTCACAGACGGGAAATAAAAAAGACAGTTTGCTGAAAGGGCTGGTTACTGCCAAAGAGGATACAGCTAAAATCAGGCTATTACTAAACATTGAAAAATTATACTCCAGTAAAAATTACGACAGCTTTTATTATTACTTAGACCAGGCAAATACACTAGCCAAAAAGTTGAAGACTGAGAAATTTGATTTTTTTATTAATGCGGGCTTTTCTGAATACTTCTATTACCAAAACGATTACAAAAACGCTGTTAAACATGCATTGCACAGTAGAGATGTTGCCGAAAAAGAAAATGACTTGAAGTTATTAGCCAAAAGCTATAACAATCTTGCGGCAGTGTACAATCACTTTGGTAATAAAAAAGAGGCGATTAATTGTATATTAAAAAGCCTTGATCTTTCTGAAAGAACAAAGGATAGCATTAGTTTTCCCGTCCGACATCTTACGGCCTCCGCTACTTACTATAATTTAGAACAATTCGATAAAGCAATTATACACGCCCGGAAGGCCGTTGAATATGGAAAACACTTTGCCAATTCTTTCGCAATTGCTATGGGGCTAAATAACTTGGCCGCCAGCTACTCCCAACTAAATATTCTTGACAGTGCCATTAGTATTGGCAAAAAGCAACTGGACTTTGCAAAAAAGGAAGCAGATGCAGATAATATCAATAATGCTCTAATCAATCTTTGTTACGATAATTTTAAAAACGGGAATATCAGGGAAGTTGCCTTCTATTCGAATGAATTAAAAAAAATAAGTGTAACACAGCAAGATAAAAAAAACACACCGGAATTAAACGTCTCTTACGCTCTAAATTTTATGGCACAAGAAAATTATATTAATGCCAAAATCCAGTTAGACAGTGCAATACAAATAGCCAATAAAGACGGAAATGCAGATGCATTACGAAATGCTTATCAAACCTATTCCATTTTCTATTACCTACAGGGGAAAATAAAGGCGGGAGAAACCTATACCTTCAAATATGATTCTTTAGTAAGAGCAACAAATTTGAAAGAGCTTAATTTTTATACTGAAGAACTTGAAACAAAATATGACGTCGAAAAAAAAGTATCCCAAATAAAACTTCAGCAAGTTGAATTAAAACAAAAAAGCATCCTCAATTATTTGCTCGCTGGTGCGGCTTTCTGCGCGATTCTTATTGGCTTACTGGGGTACAAGAGCTATAAGAATAAACAAAAACTACAACAGGCAAAAATAAACGAATTAGAAACCGAAAAACAACTTACCGCCACAGAAGCTGTACTCAAAGGCGAAGAGCAGGAACGTACAAGATTGGCTAAAGATCTGCACGATGGTTTAGGAGGTATGCTCAGCGGCATTAAATATTCATTTCAGAATATGAAAGAAAATCTCATTCTCACGCCCGATAATGCGCGAGCATTTGAACGGAGTATTGACATGTTGGACAGCTCCATAAAAGAAATGCGCCGTGTGGCACACAATATGATGCCGGAAACGCTCGTAAAATACGGGCTGGACACAGCGTTAAAAGAATTCTGCAATGAAATTGACCGCAGTGGTATTATTTGTGCAAGCTATCAATCGCTAGGAATGGACAATGCCCTCTTTGAGCAAACCGTTGCCGTTACGATTTACCGTGTTGTACAGGAGCTGGTGAACAATGTAGTCAAGCATGCGGCGGCCAAAAATGTACTTGTTCAGGCGCAACTTACAGAACAAGGTAAATTGTTAACAATTACTGTGGAAGATGATGGCAAAGGTTTTGACACTGATGAATTGACTCAAGCCAAAGGAATTGGCTGGAATAACATCCAAAACCGGGTAGAATTTCTCAACGGAAATTTGGATATAAGATCGACAGTTAATAATGGCACTTCCGTTTTAATTGAAATCAGTATTTAA
- a CDS encoding tetratricopeptide repeat protein has translation MKNIFLWILAFVCIHNAAAQQKNPTTTKEMQDKIKQAQQQLDKLTPEQRKMMEQMGMSTTVPSMLNGITDADVKAAVNGDAFSVPSKNTMLIAAISKITVTTATLPSYIKSLNDYIEKGISNDAKIFAQQVYATLKANQFDAASIGNASLGYWTIGNLEIAVYIMGRACTDNTTDADLLSNFTAMLSMGGAPHRAIPLLEYLNKQYPGNTTILNNLGQAWFYLGETDKANEQLNKVVKAFAYHPQANYTQCLIEQSKGNTPKAIEKMKNSIAYSYSLDKLNMLRKLGYKVKGSDMRIPFRPDPDPLGLKKFIRPDVPMSYADELRLSADWDAFQKQVNEKSMQLAKDLIPYQQANNQKAQQAYEKFAGKSAGQILQMKSDNATESNLYQATAQRNLEEMNKDGGVAYRLKVAKKQIDNLIKDFTAKDEAQRKSFEKQNSIKAEQETELAKKGENLGYDNCVVQQKYSDWVYTNYNKPLEEAYKNYLHQLYLKITEELYWEQFVQEEATFEATKIAAKKEWLAALGNTRYIATNKYGDCKAAEKKTSKYKLVDFDDMHCIYKSMLDFRVCTMIFECGKSSISFDAGRLSGNFHFKSDNTGKERFVKGTMEATVIDKSVSAGKGPLQVGASVKAGMGIEFTNRGIEDVYATGEAKVTAGSNTVSDPAGIVSDPSVSITVSGRMSLISGNMSGGISGFGK, from the coding sequence ATGAAAAATATTTTTCTATGGATATTGGCTTTCGTCTGTATCCACAATGCAGCAGCTCAGCAAAAAAATCCCACTACAACAAAAGAAATGCAGGATAAAATCAAACAGGCGCAGCAGCAGTTGGATAAGCTGACACCGGAACAAAGAAAGATGATGGAGCAAATGGGCATGTCAACCACGGTTCCATCAATGCTCAACGGCATTACCGATGCAGATGTTAAAGCAGCAGTAAACGGAGATGCTTTCAGTGTGCCTTCAAAAAATACAATGCTCATCGCTGCTATCTCTAAAATAACCGTAACAACAGCCACGCTGCCTTCCTACATAAAGTCGTTGAACGATTATATTGAAAAAGGCATCAGCAATGATGCAAAAATATTTGCACAGCAGGTGTATGCAACCCTTAAGGCAAATCAATTCGATGCAGCTTCTATCGGGAATGCATCGCTTGGTTATTGGACAATCGGTAACTTGGAAATTGCCGTCTACATCATGGGGCGCGCCTGTACCGACAATACCACAGACGCAGATTTGCTGAGCAATTTTACCGCCATGCTAAGTATGGGCGGGGCGCCACATAGAGCCATTCCGCTATTGGAATATCTCAATAAACAATACCCCGGCAATACAACGATACTCAACAACCTGGGGCAGGCCTGGTTTTACCTGGGCGAAACAGATAAGGCCAATGAACAATTGAATAAGGTGGTAAAAGCATTTGCCTATCACCCGCAGGCAAACTATACACAATGCCTTATTGAGCAAAGCAAAGGCAATACGCCTAAGGCAATAGAGAAAATGAAAAACTCCATTGCCTACAGTTATTCGCTGGATAAATTAAATATGCTGCGCAAACTGGGCTATAAAGTAAAAGGAAGCGATATGCGTATTCCGTTTCGCCCCGATCCGGATCCGTTGGGGCTAAAAAAGTTTATCCGCCCCGATGTTCCCATGTCTTATGCCGATGAATTAAGATTAAGCGCCGACTGGGATGCTTTTCAAAAACAGGTAAATGAAAAAAGCATGCAATTGGCAAAAGACCTTATTCCTTACCAGCAGGCAAATAATCAAAAAGCCCAACAGGCTTATGAAAAATTTGCCGGTAAAAGCGCAGGACAAATCCTGCAAATGAAATCCGATAATGCAACGGAAAGCAATTTGTACCAGGCTACTGCCCAACGAAACCTGGAAGAAATGAATAAGGATGGCGGTGTCGCTTACCGTTTAAAGGTTGCAAAAAAGCAAATTGATAATTTGATAAAAGATTTTACGGCTAAGGATGAAGCACAACGCAAATCCTTTGAAAAACAAAACAGCATTAAGGCGGAACAGGAAACTGAACTGGCCAAAAAAGGAGAAAACCTGGGGTATGATAACTGCGTGGTGCAACAAAAATACAGCGATTGGGTTTATACCAATTACAATAAACCCTTAGAAGAAGCGTATAAAAATTATTTACACCAGTTGTATTTAAAAATTACGGAAGAATTGTACTGGGAGCAGTTTGTGCAAGAAGAAGCTACATTTGAAGCTACCAAAATTGCGGCCAAAAAGGAATGGCTGGCTGCCCTTGGAAATACAAGATACATTGCTACCAATAAATATGGCGATTGTAAAGCGGCCGAAAAGAAAACATCAAAATATAAACTTGTCGACTTTGATGATATGCACTGCATATACAAGTCGATGCTGGATTTTAGGGTGTGTACCATGATATTTGAGTGCGGTAAGTCATCTATATCATTTGACGCCGGTCGGCTCAGTGGCAATTTTCATTTTAAATCTGATAATACCGGAAAAGAACGCTTCGTAAAAGGCACTATGGAAGCAACGGTAATTGATAAAAGTGTTTCTGCCGGTAAAGGCCCGCTACAGGTGGGCGCATCGGTAAAAGCCGGTATGGGTATAGAATTTACCAACCGGGGAATAGAAGACGTATATGCCACCGGGGAAGCCAAAGTGACAGCAGGTTCCAATACGGTAAGCGACCCGGCCGGTATAGTAAGCGACCCCAGTGTGAGCATTACTGTTTCAGGCCGCATGAGTTTGATTTCAGGAAATATGAGCGGCGGAATAAGTGGGTTTGGTAAGTGA
- a CDS encoding serine hydrolase domain-containing protein, protein MNAASQTLLLLIYEKLCALCIAQTLLYATSIAQTPNEKTDRYLITQMKQKQIPGLQIAVIKGTCVVFSASKGIADVAFNIPVSDSTIFSINSIAKIFAGVALMQLVEEGKVRLNDPIGRHVDSLPQSWQSITLRQLMEHVSGLPDVEDDRTGGPVGGRGEDSAWKLVQRLPLLAKPGETFNYMATNYLLIQKVIGFSGR, encoded by the coding sequence TTGAACGCCGCATCCCAAACTTTATTACTTTTAATATATGAAAAATTATGTGCTCTCTGCATTGCCCAAACACTGCTGTACGCAACCAGCATTGCTCAGACCCCAAATGAAAAGACAGACCGCTATCTGATAACACAGATGAAACAGAAGCAGATTCCCGGTCTACAAATTGCAGTTATAAAAGGAACCTGTGTGGTTTTCTCCGCTTCAAAAGGAATTGCCGATGTGGCTTTTAATATTCCGGTAAGCGATAGTACCATTTTTTCGATTAATTCTATTGCAAAGATCTTTGCTGGCGTAGCATTAATGCAACTAGTCGAGGAGGGCAAAGTTCGTCTCAATGATCCTATAGGACGCCACGTAGACAGCTTGCCTCAAAGCTGGCAGAGTATTACACTTAGACAACTGATGGAACATGTATCCGGCCTGCCAGATGTTGAAGATGATCGTACTGGCGGACCAGTTGGCGGGCGTGGAGAAGATAGCGCCTGGAAACTGGTACAACGCCTGCCGCTCCTGGCTAAACCGGGAGAAACTTTCAACTACATGGCTACGAACTATCTTCTGATCCAGAAGGTGATCGGATTTTCTGGTAGATAA
- a CDS encoding site-specific integrase produces MSLPIKLICRKNRVHADGTCSIFVQYCCNENQKPLFGTDVKIPPIYWDNGSRSISDRLPATHGDYNELNNELKRLKKIVEDIVTYAGLKKIPIEARAEFTKKHFSPTFDFDDIEAKEKEAAEKQETEKKNKLSVYYQFDEFIKSKKRKVSKATLTVYGNVKSHLLAFEEFRNQQITFDSFDFSFYEDFVDYLTFEHVHIRRKTLLVGLKLNTIGKTIKHLRGFIKDRVKRKVIKPIDLSDFRIPEEESDAIYLTHEEIAKIYQTDLSEHPHLTEYRDLFVLACLTGLRFSDFSTLRPEDLQRDMLYKKQEKSDHWVIIPLRHEAKLIFTRQFRDRIPELTNPEFNRHIKTIGKLAGITQIVKFSYKKGNQTITVTKPKYEWITSHTARRSFCTNEFLAGTPVELIMKISGHKRTKDFYKYIRITPEEAAMKVKELWLARNDMKLIKETVSEIELQYN; encoded by the coding sequence ATGTCTCTCCCAATTAAGCTAATTTGTCGAAAAAACCGGGTTCATGCTGATGGAACCTGCTCCATTTTTGTTCAGTATTGTTGCAATGAAAATCAGAAACCTTTATTTGGAACGGATGTCAAAATTCCACCCATCTATTGGGATAACGGAAGCCGCAGTATTAGTGATCGGCTACCTGCAACGCATGGTGATTACAACGAGCTCAATAATGAGCTAAAACGACTGAAAAAAATTGTAGAAGACATTGTTACCTATGCCGGATTAAAGAAAATTCCAATTGAGGCCCGCGCTGAGTTTACAAAGAAACATTTTTCGCCGACTTTTGACTTTGATGATATTGAAGCAAAAGAAAAAGAAGCCGCAGAAAAACAGGAAACCGAAAAGAAGAACAAGCTTAGTGTTTATTATCAATTTGATGAGTTTATAAAATCCAAGAAACGGAAGGTAAGTAAAGCCACTCTAACTGTTTATGGTAACGTAAAGTCCCATTTGCTCGCCTTCGAGGAATTCCGTAATCAGCAGATCACTTTTGATAGCTTTGATTTTAGCTTCTATGAAGATTTTGTGGACTACCTGACGTTTGAGCATGTACATATCCGCAGAAAAACATTGCTGGTCGGGCTTAAATTAAACACTATTGGAAAAACGATCAAGCATCTCCGGGGTTTTATTAAAGACCGGGTCAAAAGAAAAGTTATTAAGCCCATCGACCTGTCTGATTTCAGAATACCGGAGGAAGAAAGCGACGCCATATACCTCACCCATGAGGAGATCGCCAAAATCTACCAAACCGATCTGTCAGAACATCCTCATCTTACAGAGTACAGGGATTTATTTGTTCTAGCTTGTTTAACAGGGCTGCGGTTTTCAGACTTTTCAACTCTTCGACCAGAGGATCTCCAAAGGGATATGCTCTATAAAAAGCAGGAAAAATCCGACCATTGGGTGATTATTCCTTTACGGCACGAAGCAAAATTGATCTTTACCCGTCAGTTCCGCGATCGCATACCAGAGTTGACAAATCCTGAATTTAACAGACATATTAAGACCATTGGGAAACTTGCGGGGATTACCCAAATAGTAAAGTTTTCCTACAAAAAAGGCAACCAAACAATAACGGTGACCAAGCCAAAATATGAGTGGATCACATCTCATACTGCACGCCGTTCTTTCTGTACTAACGAGTTTCTAGCAGGTACGCCGGTTGAGCTCATTATGAAGATCAGCGGTCATAAAAGAACAAAGGACTTCTACAAGTATATCCGCATTACTCCAGAGGAAGCTGCAATGAAGGTTAAAGAATTATGGTTGGCTCGGAATGATATGAAATTAATTAAAGAAACGGTATCTGAAATAGAATTGCAATATAACTAA
- the smpB gene encoding SsrA-binding protein SmpB: MANQLSIKNRSAYYEYFIDATYQAGIALLGTEVKSLREGKASFNDSYCIIHQGEIWLKSLHISPYSHGTVNNHDPDRDRKLLLQKKEIQKIQSKLKEKGYTLIPLRIYRNENQLIKIEIGLAKGKKLYDKRESIKKRDVERDLKKYI; the protein is encoded by the coding sequence TTGGCCAATCAACTCTCCATAAAGAACCGCTCTGCCTATTACGAGTATTTTATTGATGCTACCTATCAGGCAGGTATAGCGCTGCTTGGAACCGAGGTAAAATCGCTGCGGGAGGGCAAAGCCAGTTTTAACGACAGCTATTGTATCATACATCAGGGAGAGATCTGGCTGAAGAGCCTGCACATTTCCCCTTATTCCCACGGTACGGTCAATAACCATGATCCCGACCGCGACCGGAAGCTGCTGCTTCAAAAAAAAGAGATCCAGAAGATACAATCCAAACTGAAAGAAAAAGGATATACCCTGATCCCACTGAGGATCTACCGGAACGAAAACCAGCTGATCAAGATCGAAATAGGTCTTGCAAAAGGAAAAAAATTATACGACAAACGGGAAAGCATCAAAAAACGCGATGTGGAGCGCGATCTGAAAAAATACATCTGA
- the accD gene encoding acetyl-CoA carboxylase, carboxyltransferase subunit beta, with product MSKEIEDFDADLSGAGQDKDKAGWFKRIKKGILTKTSEKRETQEGLWTKCPECNYISTQTELKEQLYVCPKCGYHHRISSLQYYDILFDNQEYTELFDNIRGRDFLGFTDLKPYKKRLEDFWSNTDMDDSMRVAVGKVEGEDLVVAAMDFAFIGGSLGSVAGEKFARAVDHCIRHRFPFMCICKSGGARMMESAFSLMQLAKTSGKLSQLTDAQLPYISFLTDPSFGGITASFGMLGDLNIAEPGALIGFAGPRVIKETIKKDLPEGFQRSEFLLEHGFLDFIVHRRDLKHKLATVLRHFRN from the coding sequence ATGTCCAAAGAAATTGAAGATTTTGATGCCGACCTGAGTGGGGCTGGTCAGGATAAAGATAAAGCAGGCTGGTTCAAAAGAATCAAAAAAGGTATTCTTACCAAGACATCAGAGAAACGGGAAACCCAGGAAGGGTTATGGACAAAGTGCCCGGAGTGCAATTATATTTCCACGCAGACCGAACTGAAAGAACAGCTGTATGTGTGTCCGAAATGTGGCTATCACCACCGGATCAGCAGCCTTCAGTATTACGATATCCTGTTCGACAACCAGGAATACACAGAATTGTTCGACAATATCCGCGGCAGGGATTTCCTGGGCTTTACGGACCTGAAGCCTTATAAAAAAAGGCTGGAAGATTTTTGGAGCAATACCGATATGGATGATTCCATGCGGGTAGCCGTAGGCAAAGTAGAGGGAGAAGACCTGGTAGTTGCGGCCATGGACTTTGCGTTCATTGGTGGCTCGCTCGGAAGTGTGGCCGGTGAAAAATTTGCACGTGCCGTGGATCATTGCATCCGGCATCGTTTCCCCTTTATGTGCATCTGTAAAAGCGGTGGCGCACGGATGATGGAAAGTGCCTTTTCGCTGATGCAGCTGGCAAAAACAAGTGGCAAGCTATCGCAGCTCACGGATGCGCAGCTCCCCTATATTTCTTTCTTAACAGATCCTTCTTTTGGTGGCATCACCGCCTCCTTCGGAATGCTGGGAGACCTGAACATCGCCGAGCCGGGCGCTCTCATCGGTTTTGCAGGTCCCCGTGTGATCAAGGAGACCATTAAAAAGGATCTGCCGGAAGGTTTTCAGCGAAGTGAGTTCCTACTTGAGCATGGGTTCCTGGATTTTATTGTACACCGCAGAGACCTCAAACATAAGCTGGCAACCGTTCTCCGCCATTTCCGGAATTAA